The following proteins come from a genomic window of Eubalaena glacialis isolate mEubGla1 chromosome X, mEubGla1.1.hap2.+ XY, whole genome shotgun sequence:
- the WDR45 gene encoding WD repeat domain phosphoinositide-interacting protein 4 isoform X1 produces MTQQPLRGVTSLRFNQDQSCFCCAMETGVRIYNVEPLMEKGHLDHEQVGSMGLVEMLHRSNLLALVGGGSSPKFSEISAVLIWDDAREGKDSKDKLVLEFTFTKPVLAVRMRHDKIVIVLKNRIYVYSFPDNPRKLFEFDTRDNPKGLCDLCPSLEKQLLVFPGHKCGSLQLVDLASTKPGTSSAPFTINAHQSDVACVSLNQPGTVVASASQKGTLIRLFDTQSKEKLVELRRGTDPATLYCINFSHDSSFLCASSDKGTVHIFALKDTRLNRRSALARVGKVGPMIGQYVDSQWSLASFTVPAESACICAFGRNTSKNVNSVIAICVDGTFHKYVFTPDGNCNREAFDVYLDICDDDDF; encoded by the exons ATGACTCAGCAGCCACTTCGAGGAGTGACCAGTCTGCGTTTCAACCAAGACCAAA GCTGCTTTTGCTGCGCTATGGAGACAGGTGTGCGCATCTACAACGTGGAGCCATTGATGGAGAAGGGGCATCTGG ACCATGAGCAGGTGGGCAGCATGGGCCTGGTGGAAATGCTGCACCGCTCCAACCTGCTGGCCCTGGTGGGCGGTGGTAGCAGCCCCAAGTTCTCAGAGATCTCAG CAGTGCTGATCTGGGACGATGCCCGGGAGGGCAAGGACTCCAAGGACAAGCTGGTGCTGGAGTTCACCTTCACCAAGCCAGTGCTGGCTGTGCGCATGCGCCATGACAA AATCGTGATCGTGCTGAAGAACCGCATCTATGTGTACTCCTTCCCCGACAATCCCCGAAAGCTGTTTGAGTTTGACACCCGGGACAACCCCAAGG GGCTCTGTGACCTCTGCCCCAGCCTGGAGAAACAACTGCTagtgttcccaggacacaagtgcGGGAGCCTGCAACTTGTG GACCTGGCAAGCACAAAGCCCGGCACCTCATCTGCTCCATTTACCATCAATGCACATCAGAGCGACGTGGCCTGCGTGTCTCTGAACCAGCCAGGCACGGTAGTGGCCTCAGCCTCTCAGAAGGGCACCCTTATTCGCCTTTTTGACACGCAGTCCAAGGAGAAGCTGGTGGAGCTGCGCCGAGGCACTGACCCCGCCACCCTCTACTG CATCAACTTCAGCCATGATTCTTCCTTCCTGTGTGCATCCAGTGATAAGGGCACAGTCCATATCTTTGCTCTCAAGGATACCCGCCTCAACCGCCGCTCTGC GCTGGCTCGCGTGGGCAAGGTGGGGCCTATGATTGGGCAGTATGTGGACTCTCAGTGGAGCCTGGCGAGCTTCACCGTGCCTGCTGAGTCAGCCTGCATCTGTGCTTTTGGTCGCAACACTTCCAAGAATGTCAACTCTGTCATTG ccaTCTGTGTAGATGGGACCTTCCACAAATATGTCTTCACTCCCGATGGAAACTGCAACAGAGAGGCTTTCGATGTGTACCTTGACATCTGTGATGATGATGACTTTTAA
- the LOC133082346 gene encoding cytochrome c oxidase subunit NDUFA4-like has product MLRQIIGQAKKHPSLIPLFIFIEAGGTGATLYVLHLALFNPDVSWDRKSNPEPWNKLGPNDQYKFYSVNVDYSKLKKEGPDF; this is encoded by the coding sequence ATGCTCCGCCAAATCATCGGTCAGGCCAAGAAGCATCCTAGCTTGATCCCCCTCTTCATATTTATTGAAGCGGGAGGTACTGGAGCAACACTGTATGTCTTGCACCTGGCATTGTTCAATCCAGATGTCAGTTGGGACAGAAAGAGTAACCCAGAACCCTGGAACAAACTGGGTCCCAATGATCAGTACAAGTTCTACTCAGTGAATGTAGATTACAGCAAACTGAAGAAAGAAGGTCCAGACTTCTAA
- the WDR45 gene encoding WD repeat domain phosphoinositide-interacting protein 4 isoform X2, which translates to MTQQPLRGVTSLRFNQDQSCFCCAMETGVRIYNVEPLMEKGHLDHEQVGSMGLVEMLHRSNLLALVGGGSSPKFSEISVLIWDDAREGKDSKDKLVLEFTFTKPVLAVRMRHDKIVIVLKNRIYVYSFPDNPRKLFEFDTRDNPKGLCDLCPSLEKQLLVFPGHKCGSLQLVDLASTKPGTSSAPFTINAHQSDVACVSLNQPGTVVASASQKGTLIRLFDTQSKEKLVELRRGTDPATLYCINFSHDSSFLCASSDKGTVHIFALKDTRLNRRSALARVGKVGPMIGQYVDSQWSLASFTVPAESACICAFGRNTSKNVNSVIAICVDGTFHKYVFTPDGNCNREAFDVYLDICDDDDF; encoded by the exons ATGACTCAGCAGCCACTTCGAGGAGTGACCAGTCTGCGTTTCAACCAAGACCAAA GCTGCTTTTGCTGCGCTATGGAGACAGGTGTGCGCATCTACAACGTGGAGCCATTGATGGAGAAGGGGCATCTGG ACCATGAGCAGGTGGGCAGCATGGGCCTGGTGGAAATGCTGCACCGCTCCAACCTGCTGGCCCTGGTGGGCGGTGGTAGCAGCCCCAAGTTCTCAGAGATCTCAG TGCTGATCTGGGACGATGCCCGGGAGGGCAAGGACTCCAAGGACAAGCTGGTGCTGGAGTTCACCTTCACCAAGCCAGTGCTGGCTGTGCGCATGCGCCATGACAA AATCGTGATCGTGCTGAAGAACCGCATCTATGTGTACTCCTTCCCCGACAATCCCCGAAAGCTGTTTGAGTTTGACACCCGGGACAACCCCAAGG GGCTCTGTGACCTCTGCCCCAGCCTGGAGAAACAACTGCTagtgttcccaggacacaagtgcGGGAGCCTGCAACTTGTG GACCTGGCAAGCACAAAGCCCGGCACCTCATCTGCTCCATTTACCATCAATGCACATCAGAGCGACGTGGCCTGCGTGTCTCTGAACCAGCCAGGCACGGTAGTGGCCTCAGCCTCTCAGAAGGGCACCCTTATTCGCCTTTTTGACACGCAGTCCAAGGAGAAGCTGGTGGAGCTGCGCCGAGGCACTGACCCCGCCACCCTCTACTG CATCAACTTCAGCCATGATTCTTCCTTCCTGTGTGCATCCAGTGATAAGGGCACAGTCCATATCTTTGCTCTCAAGGATACCCGCCTCAACCGCCGCTCTGC GCTGGCTCGCGTGGGCAAGGTGGGGCCTATGATTGGGCAGTATGTGGACTCTCAGTGGAGCCTGGCGAGCTTCACCGTGCCTGCTGAGTCAGCCTGCATCTGTGCTTTTGGTCGCAACACTTCCAAGAATGTCAACTCTGTCATTG ccaTCTGTGTAGATGGGACCTTCCACAAATATGTCTTCACTCCCGATGGAAACTGCAACAGAGAGGCTTTCGATGTGTACCTTGACATCTGTGATGATGATGACTTTTAA
- the PRAF2 gene encoding PRA1 family protein 2 translates to MSEVRLPPLRALDDFVLGSARLAAPDPRDPQRWCHRVINNLLYYQTNYLICFGLGLALAGYVRPLHTLLSALVVAVALGMLVWAAETRAAVRRCRRSHPAACLAAVLAVGLLVLWAAGGACTFLLSIAGPVLLILVHASLRLRNLKNKIENQIESIGLKRTPMGLLLEALGQEQEAGS, encoded by the exons ATGTCGGAGGTGCGGCTGCCACCGTTACGCGCCCTGGACGACTTCGTTCTGGGGTCGGCGCGTCTGGCGGCCCCGGATCCACGCGACCCGCAGCGATGGTGCCACCGCGTCATCAACAACCTTCTCTACTATCAAACCAACTACCTTATCTGCTTCGGCCTCGGTCTCGCTCTGgccgg GTACGTGCGCCCGCTGCACACCCTCCTAAGCGCGCTGGTAGTGGCGGTGGCCCTTGGCATGCTGGTGTGGGCGGCTGAGACTCGAGCAGCCGTGCGCCGCTGCCGTCGCAGCCACCCAGCCGCCTGCCTGGCCGCAGTGCTTGCCGTCGGCCTCCTCGTTCTCTGGGCCGCGGGCGGCGCTTGCACCTTCCTGCTCAGCATCGCCGGGCCCGTGCTTC TGATCCTGGTGCACGCGTCACTGCGCCTGCGCAACCTCAAGAACAAGATTGAGAACCAGATCGAGAGCATTGGTCTCAAGCGGACGCCAATGGGGTTGCTGCTGGAGGCGCTGGGACAAGAACAGGAGGCTGGATCCTAG
- the CCDC120 gene encoding coiled-coil domain-containing protein 120 isoform X2 — MEVKGQLISSPTFSASAALFGEAAPQVKSERLRGLLDRQRTLQEALSLKLQELRKVCLQEAELTGQLPPECPLEPGERPQLVRRRPPAARAYPPPHPNPAHHSLCPAKAPQELALEALEREVSVQQQIAAAARRLALAPELSAEQRRRRRQVQADALRRLHELEEQLGDVRAHLGLLGIPPPQPLPLSAGTVITAQGVCLGTRLAQLSQEEPRGCFPLAERPSPPKAWDQLQAVSGGSPERRTPWKPPPSDLYGDLKSRRNSVASPTSPTRSLPRSASSFEGRSVPATPVLTRGAGPQLCKPEGLHSRQWSGSQDSQMGFPRADPVSDRASLFAARTRRSNSSEALLVDRAASGGAGSPPAPLVPPAAGPPVCKSSEVLYERPQPTPAFSSRTAGPPDPPRAARPSSAAPASRGVPRLPPVCGDFLLDYSLDRGLPRSGGGTGWGELLPAAEIPGPLSRRDGLLSMLPGPPPVYAADGSSPLLRSKDPHSRATRTKPCGLPLEAAEGPEVHPNPLLWMPPPARIPPAGERSGHKNLALEGLRDWYIRNSGLATGPQRRPGLPHMGPQHPPFLHARCYEVGQALYGAPSQAPLPHSRSFTAPPVSGRYGGCFY, encoded by the exons ATGGAAGTCAAAGGTCAGCTGATCAGCTCTCCCACCTTCAGTGCCTCAG CTGCTCTGTTTGGAGAGGCTGCCCCCCAGGTGAAGTCAGAGCGTCTGCGGGGGCTGCTCGACCGTCAGCGGACCCTGCAGGAGGCCCTGAGCCTGAAACTTCAGGAGCTACGAAAAGTGTGTCTCCAGGAGGCG GAGCTGACTGGCCAGCTGCCCCCCGAGTGCCCACTGGAGCCTGGTGAACGGCCCCAGTTGGTCCGCCGGCGGCCACCTGCAGCCCGCGCCTACCCTCCACCGCACCCCAATCCAGCACACCACTCCTTGTGCCCTGCCAAG GCCCCGCAGGAGCTGGCGCTCGAGGCCCTGGAGCGCGAAGTGTCAGTGCAGCAGCAGATTGCGGCAGCTGCCCGCCGCCTGGCCTTGGCTCCTGAGCTCAGCGCCGAGCAGCGCCGACGTCGGCGCCAGGTCCAGGCAGATGCTTTGCGGAGGCTGCATGAGCTGGAGGAGCAGCTCGGGGACGTCCGGGCCCACCTGGGTCTCCTGGGGATCCCGCCGCCCCAGCCCCTGCCGCTGTCTGCTGGGACAGTTATCACTGCCCAGGGAGTCTGCCTGGGCACGCGCCTCGCTCAGCTCAGCCAAG AGGAGCCCCGTGGCTGCTTCCCTCTGGCTGAGCGCCCTTCACCACCGAAGGCCTGGGACCAGCTGCAGGCAGTATCTGGGGGCAGCCCTGAGCGGCGAACCCCGTGGAAACCACCCCCGTCGGATCTTTATGGGGATCTGAAGAGCCGGCGGAACTCTGTGGCCAGCCCCACCAG CCCCACACGCTCGCTGCCCAGGAGTGCCTCCAGTTTTGAGGGGCGAAGTGTGCCTGCCACCCCTGTCCTCACCCGGGGCGCTGGCCCCCAGCTCTGCAA ACCTGAAGGCCTCCATTCTCGCCAGTGGTCCGGCAGCCAGGACTCCCAGATGGGCTTCCCCCGGGCGGACCCTGTCTCCGACCGTGCCTCCCTCTTTGCAGCTCGCACCCGCCGCAGCAATAGCTCCGAGGCCCTTTTGGTGGACCGGGCAGCTAGTGGGGGAGCTGGCTCCCCGCCTGCGCCTCTGGTTCCCCCTGCCGCTGGTCCCCCAGTCTGCAAGAGCAGTGAGGTGCTATATGAGCGCCCCCAACCAACTCCTGCCTTCTCCTCCCGCACGGCTGGCCCCCCAGACCCTCCCCGGGCTGCCCGGCCCAGCTCAGCCGCCCCTGCCTCCCGCGGGGTCCCCCGGCTCCCGCCTGTGTGTGGGGACTTCCTCTTGGACTACTCCCTGGACCGGGGCCTGCCCCGCAGTGGCGGCGGGACAGGCTGGGGGGAGCTGCTGCCCGCAGCTGAGATCCCAGGACCCCTCTCCCGCCGGGATGGGCTCCTCTCCATGCTCCCAGGCCCACCACCTGTGTATGCAGCTGACGGCAGCAGCCCCCTCCTCCGCAGCAAGGACCCCCACAGCCGTGCCACCCGCACCAAGCCCTGTGGCCTGCCCCTGGAGGCCGCTGAGGGCCCAGAGGTGCATCCCAACCCTCTGCTGTGGATGCCCCCACCCGCTCGTATCCCCCCAGCTGGTGAGCGCAGCGGCCACAAGAACCTTGCCCTGGAGGGGCTGCGGGACTGGTACATCCGGAACTCGGGACTGGCCACAGGGCCCCAGCGCCGGCCTGGGCTCCCCCACATGGGCCCGCAGCACCCGCCCTTCCTCCATGCCCGCTGCTATGAGGTGGGCCAGGCGCTGTATGGGGCCCCCAGCCAGGCGCCACTCCCGCATTCAAGGAGTTTCACGGCGCCCCCTGTCTCCGGCAGGTATGGGGGGTGCTTTTACTGA
- the CCDC120 gene encoding coiled-coil domain-containing protein 120 isoform X1, with protein MEVKGQLISSPTFSASAALFGEAAPQVKSERLRGLLDRQRTLQEALSLKLQELRKVCLQEAELTGQLPPECPLEPGERPQLVRRRPPAARAYPPPHPNPAHHSLCPAKAPQELALEALEREVSVQQQIAAAARRLALAPELSAEQRRRRRQVQADALRRLHELEEQLGDVRAHLGLLGIPPPQPLPLSAGTVITAQGVCLGTRLAQLSQEDVVLHSESSSLSESGASHDNEEPRGCFPLAERPSPPKAWDQLQAVSGGSPERRTPWKPPPSDLYGDLKSRRNSVASPTSPTRSLPRSASSFEGRSVPATPVLTRGAGPQLCKPEGLHSRQWSGSQDSQMGFPRADPVSDRASLFAARTRRSNSSEALLVDRAASGGAGSPPAPLVPPAAGPPVCKSSEVLYERPQPTPAFSSRTAGPPDPPRAARPSSAAPASRGVPRLPPVCGDFLLDYSLDRGLPRSGGGTGWGELLPAAEIPGPLSRRDGLLSMLPGPPPVYAADGSSPLLRSKDPHSRATRTKPCGLPLEAAEGPEVHPNPLLWMPPPARIPPAGERSGHKNLALEGLRDWYIRNSGLATGPQRRPGLPHMGPQHPPFLHARCYEVGQALYGAPSQAPLPHSRSFTAPPVSGRYYADFLYPPELSARLSDLTLEGEQSSGSDPQTPGTLV; from the exons ATGGAAGTCAAAGGTCAGCTGATCAGCTCTCCCACCTTCAGTGCCTCAG CTGCTCTGTTTGGAGAGGCTGCCCCCCAGGTGAAGTCAGAGCGTCTGCGGGGGCTGCTCGACCGTCAGCGGACCCTGCAGGAGGCCCTGAGCCTGAAACTTCAGGAGCTACGAAAAGTGTGTCTCCAGGAGGCG GAGCTGACTGGCCAGCTGCCCCCCGAGTGCCCACTGGAGCCTGGTGAACGGCCCCAGTTGGTCCGCCGGCGGCCACCTGCAGCCCGCGCCTACCCTCCACCGCACCCCAATCCAGCACACCACTCCTTGTGCCCTGCCAAG GCCCCGCAGGAGCTGGCGCTCGAGGCCCTGGAGCGCGAAGTGTCAGTGCAGCAGCAGATTGCGGCAGCTGCCCGCCGCCTGGCCTTGGCTCCTGAGCTCAGCGCCGAGCAGCGCCGACGTCGGCGCCAGGTCCAGGCAGATGCTTTGCGGAGGCTGCATGAGCTGGAGGAGCAGCTCGGGGACGTCCGGGCCCACCTGGGTCTCCTGGGGATCCCGCCGCCCCAGCCCCTGCCGCTGTCTGCTGGGACAGTTATCACTGCCCAGGGAGTCTGCCTGGGCACGCGCCTCGCTCAGCTCAGCCAAG AAGACGTAGTTCTGCACTCGGAGAGCAGTTCCCTCTCAGAGTCTGGGGCCAGCCATGATAATG AGGAGCCCCGTGGCTGCTTCCCTCTGGCTGAGCGCCCTTCACCACCGAAGGCCTGGGACCAGCTGCAGGCAGTATCTGGGGGCAGCCCTGAGCGGCGAACCCCGTGGAAACCACCCCCGTCGGATCTTTATGGGGATCTGAAGAGCCGGCGGAACTCTGTGGCCAGCCCCACCAG CCCCACACGCTCGCTGCCCAGGAGTGCCTCCAGTTTTGAGGGGCGAAGTGTGCCTGCCACCCCTGTCCTCACCCGGGGCGCTGGCCCCCAGCTCTGCAA ACCTGAAGGCCTCCATTCTCGCCAGTGGTCCGGCAGCCAGGACTCCCAGATGGGCTTCCCCCGGGCGGACCCTGTCTCCGACCGTGCCTCCCTCTTTGCAGCTCGCACCCGCCGCAGCAATAGCTCCGAGGCCCTTTTGGTGGACCGGGCAGCTAGTGGGGGAGCTGGCTCCCCGCCTGCGCCTCTGGTTCCCCCTGCCGCTGGTCCCCCAGTCTGCAAGAGCAGTGAGGTGCTATATGAGCGCCCCCAACCAACTCCTGCCTTCTCCTCCCGCACGGCTGGCCCCCCAGACCCTCCCCGGGCTGCCCGGCCCAGCTCAGCCGCCCCTGCCTCCCGCGGGGTCCCCCGGCTCCCGCCTGTGTGTGGGGACTTCCTCTTGGACTACTCCCTGGACCGGGGCCTGCCCCGCAGTGGCGGCGGGACAGGCTGGGGGGAGCTGCTGCCCGCAGCTGAGATCCCAGGACCCCTCTCCCGCCGGGATGGGCTCCTCTCCATGCTCCCAGGCCCACCACCTGTGTATGCAGCTGACGGCAGCAGCCCCCTCCTCCGCAGCAAGGACCCCCACAGCCGTGCCACCCGCACCAAGCCCTGTGGCCTGCCCCTGGAGGCCGCTGAGGGCCCAGAGGTGCATCCCAACCCTCTGCTGTGGATGCCCCCACCCGCTCGTATCCCCCCAGCTGGTGAGCGCAGCGGCCACAAGAACCTTGCCCTGGAGGGGCTGCGGGACTGGTACATCCGGAACTCGGGACTGGCCACAGGGCCCCAGCGCCGGCCTGGGCTCCCCCACATGGGCCCGCAGCACCCGCCCTTCCTCCATGCCCGCTGCTATGAGGTGGGCCAGGCGCTGTATGGGGCCCCCAGCCAGGCGCCACTCCCGCATTCAAGGAGTTTCACGGCGCCCCCTGTCTCCGGCAG ATACTACGCGGACTTCCTGTACCCCCCGGAGCTGAGCGCTCGTTTAAGTGACCTGACGCTAGAGGGGGAGCAGTCCTCCGGTTCTGACCCCCAGACCCCGGGGACACTGGTCTGA